The following are encoded in a window of Haladaptatus sp. R4 genomic DNA:
- a CDS encoding arylsulfatase, whose amino-acid sequence MPDRPNVLFIMTDQHRGDALGIDPNCPRDEDGFPLVHTPNLNRFVERGAHFSRAYTPAPSSIPARRCLWTGQTPATNGCTNWTTAEWSFPHTLPGELSKAGYQTRLTGKTHSLPPRNHFGFDHIVLHAGLNGLDDDYSEWLAERSDGDFDEISHGCGRNSWDPRPSHLPEHLHPTNWTTNRALEFFEKRDPTRPFFHAVSYVRPHQPFDPPQTYWDQYIDREIPAPAVGDWAEETYRQHVPDVPATDAWCADLSPTTVHRARAGYYASVTHIDHQINRLLGKLRTTGELENTVVIFTADHGEMLGDHLLWRKTYAYEGSARVPLLVRFPDGMEPPTDERIDDPVGLEDVMPTVLDLAGAPIPETVEGRSLLPLIEGRSEWRECYHGEHGPIYHDENAMQYVVTDEHKYIWNSVTGEELLFDLAEDPDELSDESTNPAYEGTLSSLRDRLIGHLEDHPLDYTNGERLTPRVIDRPPV is encoded by the coding sequence ATGCCCGACCGGCCGAACGTTCTGTTCATCATGACGGACCAACACCGAGGCGATGCGCTCGGAATCGATCCGAACTGTCCGCGCGACGAGGACGGTTTTCCGCTCGTACACACGCCAAATCTGAACCGGTTCGTCGAACGCGGGGCGCATTTCTCCCGCGCATACACGCCTGCCCCTTCCTCGATACCCGCTCGTCGGTGTCTCTGGACCGGACAAACACCGGCAACGAACGGGTGTACGAACTGGACGACCGCCGAGTGGTCGTTCCCGCACACGCTTCCCGGGGAACTCTCGAAAGCAGGATACCAGACTCGATTGACGGGAAAGACCCATTCGCTCCCCCCTCGCAATCACTTCGGGTTCGACCACATCGTCCTCCACGCGGGTCTCAACGGGTTGGACGACGACTACTCGGAATGGCTCGCCGAGCGGAGCGACGGCGACTTCGACGAGATTTCCCACGGGTGCGGGCGGAATTCGTGGGATCCCCGCCCGTCCCACCTTCCGGAACACCTCCACCCGACGAACTGGACGACGAACCGCGCGCTCGAATTCTTCGAGAAACGCGACCCGACGCGGCCGTTCTTCCACGCCGTCTCGTACGTCCGACCGCACCAACCGTTCGACCCTCCACAGACGTACTGGGACCAGTACATCGACCGGGAGATTCCCGCACCCGCCGTGGGCGACTGGGCGGAGGAAACGTACCGCCAACACGTCCCCGACGTTCCGGCGACCGACGCGTGGTGTGCCGATCTGTCACCGACCACGGTTCACCGGGCGCGCGCCGGATACTACGCTTCCGTCACCCACATCGACCACCAGATTAACCGACTACTCGGAAAACTACGGACGACCGGGGAGTTGGAGAACACCGTCGTCATCTTCACCGCCGACCACGGGGAGATGCTGGGCGACCACCTGCTCTGGCGGAAGACGTACGCCTACGAGGGGTCCGCTCGGGTGCCGCTACTCGTTCGGTTTCCGGATGGGATGGAACCGCCGACGGACGAGCGAATCGATGACCCCGTCGGCCTCGAAGACGTCATGCCGACCGTTCTCGACCTCGCGGGCGCACCGATTCCGGAGACGGTCGAGGGGCGGAGTCTCCTCCCGCTCATCGAGGGGCGTTCGGAGTGGCGCGAGTGCTATCACGGCGAGCACGGCCCCATATACCACGACGAGAACGCGATGCAGTACGTGGTCACCGACGAGCACAAATATATCTGGAACTCCGTGACGGGGGAGGAGTTGCTGTTCGACCTGGCGGAGGACCCCGACGAACTCTCGGACGAATCGACCAACCCGGCGTACGAAGGAACGCTCTCGTCGCTTCGTGACCGTCTCATCGGCCATCTGGAGGATCATCCGTTAGACTACACCAACGGCGAGCGGTTGACCCCACGGGTGATCGACCGGCCGCCCGTGTAA